From the genome of Podospora bellae-mahoneyi strain CBS 112042 chromosome 2, whole genome shotgun sequence:
TGGTCAGATGGCTACAACCCTGGGTCACATCCCCAGATTTCTGGCACGGGTCGCCCTCACACAACCCTGCTTCCCGACCTTGATGGCCCTGcccttcaccaaccttgatggcctggCCTTCTGCATCTTGAGACACCTTTGAGATATGCGCGCAACGAGAGGCGAGCGGGAAGCTCATGTATCCCGGCAGGTGAAGTAGGATGGAACTACTTTGATAGCTAGAATAAATACAACTGTGTCCCATCATCTTGAGTTTGCTCATCTTCAATCCCAGCTTCAAATATCTACATCACAACCAACGAAATGTGCGGCCCagaaaccccctccaacctccccagaGTCGGTGCTCGTGTAGACTTCTACTCGTCCTCCACCCGCCAACTGTTAGgaaacctcctcttccacaatCCATCCACTCCTTCCAGTTCAAGCGCTACCCACGTCCGGTTCTCGTCTCCTTCATCAGGCTCAGCCTGTTCTTCACGATCCTCTTCACCAGTGCCATCTAagaaggatgatgaagatgttcTAGTATCCATCCAGTATGCTCACCACCTTGTTAACTACCATCTCTCATCCAGAGACTAATGAAGTTCTAGTGTCTCGGGCGACATGAGCAAACCCTTCCGAGAATCCGGACTGCTCCAGCAATTCTCTCTCCCAAGCACATCCATAGACGCACACTATGAGGTTGCGCTCCGAGAGGAGCTGTCACTTGTGGTTGGAATAGGCATCATCGGACGGAGAGTTTCCATGACCAGAGGCGATGAGGTGCTGGCTGATGGTATCATCGGGTTCAATGCGCTGCCGGAAAGCATGGCTTCTCTTTGAGTGTTGCTGCAGCACTTTTTTGTATTTGTCAGAGACGTTGAACGTCGTGGTTGGCTTATTAGCATTGGGTCGGGTCAGGATCAGGTTGGGATGCTTGGTACCGGCGTTTGTGGCTTGGATCAAGGGGAGTGTTTGTTTGGTCAACAAAGAATAATGGCTTCAAAATGCCTTTCTAATCGCGATATATGCAGACGCTTACGGCTCTTTGCCGTGTGATGACCTCTTGAAGATTAAATGCCATGCCGCCCAAACTCCAAACCACAAACCGTCCATCAAGCCTGGGTCTCGTCCCAGTCCGACCACTTCCTCACaatatcatccaccacctcaaccgccTTCCTGCTCGCCTCAACCTCGAACCACTCCCGGTGCTCCTTGCCACAAGCCTCGCACTTGCCGCGATCTCCAGCTCTCAGCCCAAGACCATCTAGCTCAATGTGCACCAAGCGTTCCACCTTGTGACTATGAGGTACTTTGCGCTCCGTCGTAGTTGTGCTGTTGGACGGGACATAGGGATAGTACCGAATAAGCGAGATGTTATACCCGCACTGCCGCTGCCATTCGTTCAACCTGCGCTGGACGTTGGTAGCCCGACCAATCTTCAACAGaatcttcttgttggtgtgCGAACTTCTTCCATTACCACTGCTGGGACGGGGTctgtcatcgtcgtcgtcgtcgataaAGGCGGCAAACGAGGCGAGCATGTCGCTTATTGTCCTGGAGCCTGATGGTCGAGCAGATGTTGATAGCAAGGAGCGAGCGGTCTCCGCTGCGGGGGTCAAAGGTTGGGACTCTGGAGTCAGCCAGAAGATGTAAATATAGCCAGGGTCGTCATTTTCCGAGAAGGGCTTGGCTAATTCTTTCGCTAGCTTCGCGGCGGTTTCGGGGGGCGCATCCGCGGGAATCAACGCGGCATGGTTCTTCTTTTGCGAAGATGTCGGACGCGCAGAAGGAGGCCTGGCCGAACTTGGTCTTGATGGCTTGTTCCCGCTCGGCCTATAAGGCACCGAGGCTGATGTAGGCTTCTGAAGTGGCACTGGCtgagggcgagggggaggcaCGAGATCGTCGAGCGGAAGTGTaaagcagaagcagcaggtgatgcccttcttcttttctgggCGCGCTGACTGGGAGTATCCGCCGCTGTAATTGCTGGGCCTAGGTTCAGAATGTGTCTTCACAAGACCTAGCCTCTCCGCAAGAGTGTCTATGCTCGTTCGTCCCTCCAGTATCGGTGTATGAGACAGCTTCGGGCCGGGGCTCGAGTGGGCGGACATGGCCGCCTGTTCCTTGTGTTGCCAGCAGTACAAGTCTGGATCGCTCGGGTCGTCGACTTGGAGTTTGTTTCTCTTGGActttggcgggggaggggcatcATCACTGAGGAGCGAGCGCCTACATGGGCGGCCGCTGCCTGTGATTCCTCGACATGTCGTCCCTGGATCTTTCGAGTCGGAACGGCCGAGGCGAGATTCGGGGGTGTTGGCAAAGATAGGCATGGCGCTGGAGCTGGTTGTCGAGCAAAGACATCGGCCAGCAGACTGTGGGCAACTTCAAGATATATACCTGAAGTAGCCGCTGAGTCCACTGTTGGTGCGTGACTGCAACTGCGCGCGCTGGCGGTTGTGGGCCTGCATCTTGGGCTGCCTGGTTTCAAGGTGTGGATAGTTCGGCATCCCTGAGCCGGCGCTCGAAGTCAGGGGGCTGGGTCTGTAATGGGGCAAGTGTGGCTGACGCAGCCATTTTCAGGCACAGCCACGTTATGATCCACCTGTCAGGGCGCGAGCTTGATTCGCCGTTGAGGGAGCCACGTTTTCTGGTAGCTGTCCATCAGGTCGCACTTCCATCAACACTATATCAGATTGGATTCTGCACATTTGCGAGTTTGCTCAAGTCGTTGAAACAATGGGTTGTTTCTTTGTAACGAGTTCTGGTTACAATTGCATTCAACTGCAGCACCACGGCTCGGTGAGCCACCTCATTGCTCAGCTCGGTGTCACACAACATCAAACAGTCAGGCAGAACACGTTGCGTTTCCCTGCAGCAAGCAACTAATGGTTGGTCCCCATTCCAAGAACTGATGAGGCTCGATTCCCAATCGGTGGCCTTCAATTGCTCAGAAGAAGATATCCTTCAACGCGCGAACACCGCGTTGGGCGTAACATTTTGCGCTAGCTTCAGCCAATAGTAGCGCTCGGCTTGTCCCAAAAGGGCAATTGGACAACATCAGAGAGCTGCCATCACCAATGGTCATGCCCAGCTTTCTCTTGTCACAAAACCCATGCTTAGATTGATAGCAGCGCTAACAGTGACAATTTTGCACAAAGTTGCCAATTTTCATCCATGATCTTTCCATGTTGGATCGATGCCAGACACCACACTCTCCGGCCATTAAGTTCAGAGCTCCGAAGCACCTCCCAAGCAACGTTAACTTTCATGTCACTTCTCCAAGGATTGGCCATGGTCAGATGTGAGAAGGCGACTTGAGAGTGTAAAATCTCTCAATCGTCTGCTGTTGCCCAGAAAAACCAGGGTTCGATTCTCATCGAGAACTCCCCTGTAAACCTTGGTTCCTCGGTGTTTTTCGGGCGTCTGCACTTCGATATCCACATGTTGATCTTGCGCATTGGAGCCTACTGGCAATAAAAACTGGATATTATTGTGAACTACGGGCTACAAGTCGGgcgttctttttttctttcactTTTTACCTGATATTCCTCAACCAAGCCAATAAGATATcgcaacca
Proteins encoded in this window:
- a CDS encoding hypothetical protein (EggNog:ENOG503P7NW) gives rise to the protein MCGPETPSNLPRVGARVDFYSSSTRQLLGNLLFHNPSTPSSSSATHVRFSSPSSGSACSSRSSSPVPSKKDDEDVLVSIHVSGDMSKPFRESGLLQQFSLPSTSIDAHYEVALREELSLVVGIGIIGRRVSMTRGDEVLADGIIGFNALPESMASL
- a CDS encoding hypothetical protein (EggNog:ENOG503P02V; COG:S) yields the protein MPIFANTPESRLGRSDSKDPGTTCRGITGSGRPCRRSLLSDDAPPPPKSKRNKLQVDDPSDPDLYCWQHKEQAAMSAHSSPGPKLSHTPILEGRTSIDTLAERLGLVKTHSEPRPSNYSGGYSQSARPEKKKGITCCFCFTLPLDDLVPPPRPQPVPLQKPTSASVPYRPSGNKPSRPSSARPPSARPTSSQKKNHAALIPADAPPETAAKLAKELAKPFSENDDPGYIYIFWLTPESQPLTPAAETARSLLSTSARPSGSRTISDMLASFAAFIDDDDDDRPRPSSGNGRSSHTNKKILLKIGRATNVQRRLNEWQRQCGYNISLIRYYPYVPSNSTTTTERKVPHSHKVERLVHIELDGLGLRAGDRGKCEACGKEHREWFEVEASRKAVEVVDDIVRKWSDWDETQA